AACCGTGGCGCTCACCGTGTAGATCAATCCGCAAAGATGCAGAAAGGACGGCACCAGAGACACAGCCAGCAGGATCAGCGTGTAGATGAAGACATTCCAGCGCGTATGACGAGCCCCCTTCACCACGGGCAGCATCGGGATGCCAGCCTTCGTGTAATCCTTGCAGGCGTAGAGCGAGAGCGACCAGAAATGGGGCGGCGTCCACAGGAACACGATGGCAAACATTACCACCGGCAATACGCTCATGGAGCCTGTAGCCGCAGCCCAGCCGATCATGGGCGGAAAGGCTCCGGCTGCTCCGCCAATCACGATATTCTGCGGTGTGCTCCGCTTTAGCCACATGGTGTAGATGACGGCATAGAAGAAAATCGAAAACGCCAGAATACCCGCAGCGAGAGCATTGCTCGCCAGCCAGAGCAGAGCCACAGAAGCCAGCGACAGCACAACGCCATAGATAAGGGCGCCATCGGCATCCATACGGGAGTCCGGAATGGGCCTCACCGAAGTCCGCTTCATGATCGCGTCAATATCGCGGTCATACCACATATTGATGGCACCGGCCGCCCCTGCTCCGACGCATATGCAGAGCATATCGATCAGACCGAGCGGAACCGAAGGCCATGTCGGTGCCACGGCCATGCCCGCCACACCTGTGAACACAACCAGCGAGATGACACGCGGCTTCAGCAGCGCAAGCCAGTCCCTGAGCGTCGCC
The sequence above is drawn from the Asaia bogorensis NBRC 16594 genome and encodes:
- a CDS encoding heme o synthase, whose protein sequence is MSASQSLPHVEPGFDRLQGATLRDWLALLKPRVISLVVFTGVAGMAVAPTWPSVPLGLIDMLCICVGAGAAGAINMWYDRDIDAIMKRTSVRPIPDSRMDADGALIYGVVLSLASVALLWLASNALAAGILAFSIFFYAVIYTMWLKRSTPQNIVIGGAAGAFPPMIGWAAATGSMSVLPVVMFAIVFLWTPPHFWSLSLYACKDYTKAGIPMLPVVKGARHTRWNVFIYTLILLAVSLVPSFLHLCGLIYTVSATVLGLGFVGFALRVLLDKQDETGVSLTADKPARYAFRYSLAYLFFLFSALLIDRVLFP